One Peromyscus eremicus chromosome 17, PerEre_H2_v1, whole genome shotgun sequence genomic window, TGACAATAATTCGTGCATCTTCCATTAAGCTTGCTGCATTTCTCACTGAAAAATGCATTCTTGGCTACACAAAAGAAGAAATCCCCCCACCCGGATTAGTTCTTTTCCAATGTGGCTAATTATTGATACATGACATCAGCAAGAGTCTCTTTTCATGCTCTGGCTAAGTTCCTTAGTCCTCCAGCAGATGAGTTACTAGCAGAACTATTTTCTATGTGATATTTCTGTCTTTCGTCCCACAAGGTGAAAGAGCAGAAAGAACTAGCTAACACCCAGATGGTTTTGATTGGGACTTTGGAAGACAGAAGCtgacattattttatataaatctactggggaaaaaaataccAACTCAACTCATAAATACTTTCACAGCCAGGAACTTCTCTAACATACTTTCAAAAATTGCTACTCTGTCAGAGTTGAGAACAAGACCTGAGAATAGGGAGATGCCTCACAATTGGTATTAAAAGTGGTAGTTATATACATAGGACAAAGGTTTAGTGGAGTAGTCAGAAAATAAAGAGGCCTGTGGCATATCCAATGCACAATGATGGCCCAGGCAGATTGAAGCCAAAGAACATCTTTGTCTATGGATTTCTAATGGGCCATCACAATaaccaagtggagaaagaatCTGATTTCTCTATCACATTCCGCCAAGATGCCACTATAAAAGTCAGACACTTGGAGGGGGTAGTTGAAACAAGCTCCCTGCAACTGttacttaatatttttcttgAGATTCTAGTCCTTGCATTAGCACCTTGTCCATAGCATTCAGAAGAACAGACCACTGCCTGTTAAAAACAGACAATCCACCTTACCAGGATCAAAATCTCAAGTGTTGCTGACTTGAAGTATGTGCAGTGGAGGTATCCAATGTATAGAGATTCCATGTGATGTGAATGCATGAAGCTGCTAATACAAATTTATGCAAAACCTACAACCCAGAGGGTGACTACTCTCAGACATACTAGCCATTAACTACTGTGAGAATATCAGTTCACAAGTATAAGTGACCCACGTTTCAAAGCCCCTTGAACTTTGGCTTTCACTGCAGTATTCCATACTTTCTCTGCTCTCCTAACATAGTAAGGCTATGTCAGACTAGAAACTCAGGACCTTATTTTCCAAGAGTCTTTGTAGCATATCCAATTCACAGTGATGAACCAGCAGTTTTTGGAACAAAACATCTTTGCCTATAGCTTTCTAATGGGTTCAAGTGGAGTTTCTGCACATGTGGTGCATTTGGTACAATAATTTTATACTGGATTATTGCATTATGATAATTATATCATACATATGAGTGATCTTAATACCTCTCATCAGCCTCCAATGTTCACATCAGTGCCAGGAGGATGCATAACACACCACTCATCCACTGAAGGTCTAGATCTCCATATTCTGATGCAGAATCCACTCACATGGATTTGTCACAACACAGACCAGGGACACATACAGTAGCAACACACATGGGCTGATACATCACTAGTACCCACAGTAATGTTAGATTCTCTTTGACTCCCCAAAGTCCTTTTATTCAGCTCCCTGGATGTAGGAAGAGTCCCTGTGCCTTAATTTTGGGGAGGATATAGTTACATCTTTTCAAACTTGCCAGAAGTGTGGGAAAGCATAGAGAATTCTAAAGGGAGAAGGATATCCCACACAGCTCTCACTGTGCAACACAGAGTACCAATACTGCCTTGTCTGTATGTCCCTGAAAAGAACCCTTACCTGTCTGAGTCTCTGTctccaaatataaatatatttcaaaccaaaaagaaaaatatctctgAATATCACTAAATTAAATGTagaacagaatttttttcttaaaggcaCTGGCTATGGagaattaaattcattttattatcaGGAGTCTACAACACAGCATTGATTTTTAGATATGCAGTTAACAAATGGAAGTCTCCAGTGTGTTCTTTTGTCTGATGCTGTAATGGACATGGATACATAGCTCTATTACTTTCTTTTtccatatctttctttttctatatctTTATGCCCTATTTTATTCAATagttaaaacacatttttaaaaatctgggtttttatttttaattccccctttaatttttttgttcaaTATTTTTGTTAATAATCATAAACCCAGGCATCAAAAAGCACCTTTCTTGATGTCCTTTAACTTATTCAAACAACTTTTCACAGGTGCTAATGGAAAAATGTGATGTATGAATACATGATTACTGATGAATAGGTGATTCATTGTAGGAAAGTTACCTTCTGCAAGAACTGTTCTCTTTCAAGGCCAACAGACTAAAAGTATCCTTACATACTAGGATTGATCACGCCTGGACATTTGAAGGATAGATTTTGTGTCTGGGCCAGCACCTCAGATCACCCTCCCTATAAACAAGCTTATTTTCTTTACCTGGACCCAGAAAGAAGAGAacagcaaagagaaagaagactgTCTTCATGACCTGGAGGTCTGTGAGGGGTCAGCACAATGTCCATAGGAAAATGCAGCAACACCCACCTTTATACATTTCTCCACACTGAACAGAGTCTTGATCAGTGAAGCTTATCAGAATGAGTGAACCCATGCCCTGCTGCATGAAGCCTACCTGCCTCAGTGGGTGTCACTCAACCTACAGTTGGTTGTTGTTCTTATGGTTCTGGAAAGTTTCCAAGAAGGATAATTGGCATGAGAGGAGAACAGAGGTGGGCagagatggatgagtgggtgcaGATGTCCTGGGAGAAAAATCTGGAGTCCATTCATTTGTATTGATAATCCTGACTGTTCCTTAATGACTCCAGCTCTCAGGTATAGTGGGAGTGTAAGTATATGACAGTATTTCAGTTAAGGACTGATGC contains:
- the LOC131894049 gene encoding beta-defensin 106A-like yields the protein MKTVFFLFAVLFFLGPAKNAFFSEKCSKLNGRCTNYCQKNEELIALCHMTLKCCAIVQPCGSIKGNDSAEDTAS